From one Streptomyces sp. CA-210063 genomic stretch:
- a CDS encoding zeta toxin family protein: MTVIDPAEVERHRLSDAENRRIFRERIVPDLLAGRVGQETPTVVFLVGQPGAGKSRVTEMVAGTLNRHGGFVDVDSDLYKPYHPEYARLMAQDDTLMAAYTRADGRAWMAQAEAYVREHGLHAIIQETSQNAAAVEEKMRAYGDSGARVEALFMGVPQAMSNQGIVNRYFEQLADRGQGRLTVQSNADESYAGILELADRVDRGALADLASVYRRGESKPRYGNSLDDTGNWTGPPGLREALAAERARPWTAAESDSFVTTQLRLRETAQALGPEWQGRLTRIEDQARPLLTPNAAAQLTSNAAAKPVPDAAAQSTPNATAKPTPDTSAQPSPSTPAQPSPPSPSPSAAAARSRSTPRPAGGPATTPQAPGESPRPGPARPTPHQGPGGPPPHQGPGGPPPQQGPGGPPPHRGHGR; the protein is encoded by the coding sequence GTGACCGTGATCGACCCCGCCGAGGTGGAGCGGCACCGGCTGTCCGACGCCGAGAACCGGCGGATCTTCCGTGAGCGCATCGTCCCCGACCTCCTGGCGGGCCGCGTCGGGCAGGAGACGCCCACCGTGGTGTTCCTGGTCGGCCAGCCCGGCGCAGGCAAGAGCAGGGTCACCGAGATGGTGGCCGGCACGCTGAACCGGCACGGCGGCTTCGTCGACGTCGACAGCGATCTCTACAAGCCCTACCACCCCGAGTACGCCCGTCTGATGGCCCAGGACGACACCCTGATGGCCGCGTACACCCGCGCCGACGGACGGGCCTGGATGGCCCAGGCGGAGGCGTACGTCCGCGAGCACGGGCTGCACGCGATCATCCAGGAGACCTCGCAGAACGCGGCGGCCGTGGAGGAGAAGATGCGGGCCTACGGGGACTCCGGCGCCCGCGTCGAGGCACTCTTCATGGGGGTGCCGCAGGCGATGAGCAACCAGGGCATCGTCAACCGGTACTTCGAGCAGCTGGCCGACCGGGGCCAGGGGCGGCTGACCGTGCAGTCCAACGCCGACGAGTCCTACGCCGGCATCCTCGAACTCGCCGACCGGGTCGACCGGGGCGCCCTCGCCGACCTCGCGAGTGTCTACCGGCGCGGCGAGAGCAAGCCCCGTTACGGCAACTCCCTCGATGACACGGGCAACTGGACCGGCCCGCCCGGGCTGCGCGAGGCCCTCGCGGCGGAGCGCGCCCGCCCCTGGACGGCAGCCGAGAGCGACTCCTTCGTCACCACCCAGCTGCGGCTGCGCGAGACCGCCCAGGCGCTGGGCCCCGAGTGGCAGGGCAGACTCACCCGCATCGAGGACCAGGCCCGCCCCCTGCTGACCCCGAACGCCGCGGCCCAGCTGACCTCGAACGCCGCGGCCAAGCCGGTCCCGGACGCCGCGGCACAGTCGACCCCGAATGCCACGGCCAAGCCCACCCCGGACACCTCAGCCCAGCCGTCCCCGAGCACCCCAGCCCAGCCGTCCCCACCCTCACCCTCCCCCTCGGCCGCCGCCGCCCGCTCCCGCAGCACCCCACGCCCCGCCGGCGGGCCCGCCACCACCCCGCAGGCCCCCGGCGAGAGTCCACGCCCAGGCCCCGCCCGTCCGACGCCCCACCAGGGACCGGGCGGCCCCCCACCCCACCAGGGACCGGGCGGCCCCCCACCCCAGCAGGGACCGGGCGGCCCCCCACCCCACCGGGGGCACGGCAGGTAG